Proteins encoded in a region of the Quercus lobata isolate SW786 chromosome 8, ValleyOak3.0 Primary Assembly, whole genome shotgun sequence genome:
- the LOC115957941 gene encoding 3-ketoacyl-CoA synthase 20-like → MEYGKKRNQDNKKPNFIIPKYVKFGYHYLISNAMYLLLVPLSITALTHLSKDDFVHFSNHVMHNLVVVTLCIMIIVILATLHFMSRPRKVYLVNFSCYKPDHTLMCSNETFMKATKLAGSFTEESLAFQKKILERSGYGQKTYTAKTFLEVPINMSFNEARKEAELVMFGVIDELLVKTGVKTKDIRILVVNCSLFNPAPSLSAMVVNRYKLRGNILSYNLSGMGCSAGLISIDLAKRLLQIRPNSYALVVSMESLTLAGYGGNTRSMLIPNCLFRMGAAAILLTNRSSDRHCSKYQLVHALRTHKGADDRGYNCVFQKEDINNRLGVALSKDLLPVAGEGLTNNLTTLGPLVLPFSEQILFLVNFIGRKIFKMKIKQYVPDFKLAFEHFCIHAGGRAVLDELEKSLELSEWHMEPSRMTLYRFGNTSSSSLWYELAYTEAKGRIKKGDRAWQIAFGSGFKCNSVVWRALRTINSADEKHNPWIDEIDSFPVHVPEVAPIDC, encoded by the exons ATGGAGTATGGAAAGAAACGAAACCAAGAcaataaaaaaccaaattttattataccTAAGTACGTGAAGTTCGGTTATCACTACTTAATCTCTAATGCCATGTATCTCCTCCTTGTGCCACTGAGTATCACAGCTTTGACTCATCTTTCTAAGGATGATTTCGTCCATTTCTCCAACCACGTTATGCACAATCTTGTAGTTGTGACTTTATGCATCATGATTATAGTTATCCTAGCAACCCTTCACTTCATGAGTCGTCCAAGAAAAGtttatttagtaaatttttCTTGTTACAAGCCCGACCATACTCTAATGTGCAGCAATGAAACTTTCATGAAAGCGACTAAGCTAGCTGGGAGTTTCACAGAGGAAAGTTTAGCGTTTCAAAAGAAGATTTTGGAGAGGTCGGGGTATGGTCAAAAAACATATACCGCCAAAACATTTTTGGAGGTTCCAATCAACATGAGTTTCAATGAAGCGAGGAAGGAGGCAGAGTTGGTGATGTTTGGAGTGATTGATGAGTTATTGGTGAAAACCGGAGTGAAGACTAAGGATATAAGGATTCTTGTTGTGAATTGCAGTTTGTTCAATCCAGCACCATCATTGTCAGCCATGGTTGTTAACAGGTACAAGCTTAGAGGGAACATTTTGAGCTATAATCTTAGTGGAATGGGCTGCAGTGCTGGACTTATTTCTATAGATCTTGCCAAACGCTTGCTACAG ATACGACCTAATTCCTATGCTCTAGTGGTGAGCATGGAAAGCTTGACTCTGGCCGGGTATGGTGGCAATACCCGCTCAATGCTCATCCCAAATTGTCTCTTCCGCATGGGTGCAGCAGCAATTCTTTTAACAAACCGATCATCCGATCGCCATTGTTCAAAGTATCAACTAGTTCATGCTTTACGTACCcacaaaggtgctgatgatagAGGTTACAATTGTGTCTTTCAAAAAGAAGACATAAATAATCGACTTGGCGTTGCACTCTCCAAAGACCTACTGCCAGTAGCTGGAGAAGGTCTTACAAACAACTTAACAACATTAGGGCCATTAGTCCTGCCCTTTTCTGAACAAATCCTATTTTTGGTGAATTTCATTGGGAGaaagatttttaaaatgaagATAAAACAATATGTTCCAGACTTTAAGTTGGCTTTTGAGCACTTTTGTATACACGCAGGAGGGAGGGCAGTGTTGGATGAGTTAGAGAAGAGTCTTGAACTTAGTGAGTGGCATATGGAACCCTCAAGGATGACTCTTTATAGGTTTGGAAACACTTCTAGTAGTTCCTTATGGTATGAATTGGCTTATACTGAGGCCAAGGGGAGAATCAAGAAAGGCGATCGAGCATGGCAAATTGCATTTGGGTCAGGGTTCAAGTGTAACAGCGTTGTGTGGCGAGCATTGCGAACCATTAATTCAGCAGATGAGAAGCATAATCCTTGGATAGATGAGATTGATAGCTTCCCTGTTCATGTGCCTGAAGTGGCACCAATTGATTGTTAG